A single Antechinus flavipes isolate AdamAnt ecotype Samford, QLD, Australia chromosome 5, AdamAnt_v2, whole genome shotgun sequence DNA region contains:
- the LOC127564092 gene encoding olfactory receptor 6C2-like, with protein sequence MRNHSGITLFILRGLTDDPQLQVLLFIFLFFTYLLSIIGNLIIITLTLVDPHLKTPMYFFLRNFSLLELSFTTVCIPRYLYSMSTGDNTVTYNACATQLFFGILFGSTELFLLSAMSYDRYVAICKPLHYTTIMNSKVCYQLILSSWVAGLLIILPPLCMGLSLEFCDSNVIDHFGCDASPILKISCSDTQLIEKLVIICAVLTLIITLILVILSYAYIIRTILRFPSAQQRKKAFSTCSSHMIVVSMTYGTCIFIYIKPPGKKQLELNKAVSVLVTSVAPVMNPFIYTLRNKQVVQAFKDFVKRLMLVTKV encoded by the coding sequence ATGCGAAACCATTCAGGGATAACATTATTCATCCTGCGGGGACTGACAGATGACCCTCAACTGCAGGTTCtactttttatctttctgtttttcacCTATTTATTGAGTATTATTGGAAACTTGATCATCATCACTCTCACCTTGGTAGATCCTCACCTGAAAACAcccatgtattttttccttcgaaatttttctttattagaacTCTCATTCACAACTGTCTGTATTCCCAGATATCTATACAGCATGTCAACTGGAGATAATACTGTAACTTATAATGCCTGTGCTACTCAACTATTTTTTGGCATACTCTTTGGATCAACAGAACTTTTCCTTTTGTCTGCCATGTCTTATGATCGCTATGTGGCCATCTGCAAACCCCTGCATTACACAACCATTATGAATAGTAAAGTCTGTTACCAGCTCATCCTGAGCTCTTGGGTAGCTGGATTGTTGATCATCCTCCCACCATTATGCATGGGCCTCAGTTTGGAATTCTGTGACTCCAATGTCATTGATCATTTTGGCTGTGATGCATCACCAATTCTGAAGATCTCATGTTCTGATACACAGCTTATAGAAAAACTAGTTATAATCTGTGCTGTTTTGACACTCATCATCACCTTAATCTTAGTGATTCTATCCTATGCCTACATTATCAGGACTATTCTGAGATTCCCCTCTGCCCAACAAAGGAAAAAGGCCTTTTCCACCTGTTCCTCCCACATGATTGTTGTCTCCATGACTTATGGTACCTGCATATTTATCTATATCAAGCCTCCTGGAAAGAAACAGCTTGAGTTGAATAAGGCTGTATCAGTACTTGTGACCTCAGTTGCCCCTGTGATGAACCCTTTTATTTACACTCTGAGGAACAAGCAAGTTGTACAAGCCTTTAAAGACTTTGTCAAAAGGCTCATGCTAGTCACAAAAGTATAG